A single window of Cygnus olor isolate bCygOlo1 chromosome 10, bCygOlo1.pri.v2, whole genome shotgun sequence DNA harbors:
- the OMD gene encoding osteomodulin, giving the protein MGILSQLSIIYLLWTAMVFCQYEDYDFGDEYDEEPDHQHSYYFNPSPQAEVPRFPTPVECARECFCPPAFPLSMYCDHRKLKMIPNIPAHIQQLYLQNNDIEAVPAGPFTNVTILREINLSHNKIKFHMIDHGVFAKLSNLVQLHLQHNELEEFPFPLPSSLERLLLGFNKISQLSGNALEGLPNITMLDLCNNFLDDSVLKGKRFSVMKNLMQINLCNNKLETMPPDLPSSLMYLSLENNSISYIPENYFSRLPKIIALRMSHNNLQNVPYNTFNLPNLLELNLGHNKLKQLFYIPRSLQHLYIEDNDIEMLNVTLMCPSIDPMNTKQLTYIRVDQNKLTTPMSTYAFFCFPHIRTIYYGEQNGNVNKSTQLRTPVFRRLLTPEEYDETEDDHETHDQETEEDREEENNYFYPYLQ; this is encoded by the exons ATGGGGATTCTGAGCCAGCTATCGATCATTTACCTCCTCTGGACTGCTATGGTCTTTTGTCAATATGAAGACTATGATTTTGGGGATGAATATGATGAGGAGCCGGATCATCAGCATTCCTATTATTTTAATCCAAGTCCACAAGCTGAAGTTCCCCGCTTTCCTACACCAGTCGAGTGTGCCAGAGAATGCTTTTGTCCACCAGCTTTTCCACTATCAATGTACTGTGATCACCGTAAACTTAAGATGATACCAAATATCCCTGCTCACATCCAACAACTCTACCTGCAAAACAATGATATTGAAGCTGTACCTGCAGGACCGTTCACTAATGTTaccattttaagagaaattaatCTCAGCCACAACAAAATTAAGTTTCATATGATTGACCATGGTGTTTTTGCCAAACTGTCAAATTTAGTGCAGCTTCATTTACAGCATAATGAATTAGAAGAATTTCCATTCCCACTCCCAAGCTCTCTTGAGCGACTCCTCCTTGGTTTCAATAAGATTTCTCAGTTATCCGGAAATGCATTGGAAGGATTACCAAACATAACCATGCTTGACCTTTGCAATAACTTTCTTGATGACTCCGTACTCAAAGGAAAACGCTTTTCAGTCATGAAAAATTTAATGCAAATCAACTTATGCAACAACAAATTAGAGACTATGCCTCCTGATCTACCATCATCACTTATGTATCTCTCTCTTGAAAATAACTCGATTTCATATATTCCAGAAAACTATTTCAGCAGACTTCCAAAAATCATTGCTCTAAGAATGTCCCACAACAACCTGCAGAACGTTCCATACAACACCTTTAATCTACCTAACCTTTTAGAACTTAATCTTGGACATAACAAATTGAAACAATTATTCTACATTCCAAGAAGTCTGCAGCATTTGTATATTGAAGACAATGACATTGAAA TGCTAAATGTTACTTTGATGTGTCCATCTATTGATCCAATGAACACCAAACAATTAACGTATATACGGGTGGACCAAAATAAACTAACAACTCCAATGAGCACGTATGCCTTCTTCTGCTTCCCTCACATTAGAACCATTTATTATGGTGAACAAAACGGTAACGTCAACAAGTCAACTCAACTAAGAACACCAGTGTTTCGCCGATTATTAACACCAGAAGAATACGATGAAACTGAAGATGATCATGAAACACATGATCAAGAAACTGAAGAAGATcgtgaagaagaaaacaactacTTTTATCCTTACCTTCAGTGA